From the Natrarchaeobaculum aegyptiacum genome, one window contains:
- the sufB gene encoding Fe-S cluster assembly protein SufB: protein MSSEQEHLKTTNTEDRFSFKNEHKAALTAEKGLDEETIRLMSEDKDEPEWMLERRLRALKLFQEMPMPTDWPGQPDLSEVDINKIVPYIRPDVELREGTDDWENLPEEIKDTFDKLGIPEAEKEALSGVGAQYESEVVYQNMKDQWEEKGVIFMNMDRAVQEHPEIVKEYFMTSCVPPSDNKFAALHGAIWSGGSFVYVPEDVTVEMPVQAYFRMNTEGMGQFEHTLIVAEPGSEVHYIEGCSAPKYSAFNLHSGGVEVFVKEDAHVQYSTVQNWSRNTYNLNTKRAIVEENGTMEWISGSMGSKATMLYPCSILKGRGATDTHITIAFAGEGQDIDTGAKVYHNAPETKSTIESKSISKDGGRTNYRGLVHIADGAENSSTAVECDALMFDNESTSDTMPYMEIEESKVDVAHEATVGKIGDEDIFYLQSRGLDDDDAKKMIVAGFIEPITEELPIEYAVELNRLIELEMEGSLG, encoded by the coding sequence ATGAGTTCCGAACAAGAACACCTCAAAACGACAAACACCGAAGACCGGTTTTCGTTCAAGAACGAACACAAAGCCGCTCTCACCGCGGAGAAGGGCCTGGACGAGGAGACGATCAGGCTCATGTCCGAAGACAAAGACGAACCCGAGTGGATGCTCGAGCGTCGTCTGCGTGCACTGAAGCTGTTCCAGGAGATGCCGATGCCCACCGACTGGCCCGGACAGCCGGACCTCTCGGAGGTCGACATCAACAAGATCGTCCCCTACATTCGCCCTGACGTCGAACTGCGTGAGGGAACCGACGACTGGGAGAACCTCCCCGAGGAGATCAAAGACACCTTCGACAAACTCGGCATCCCGGAAGCCGAGAAAGAGGCGCTCTCGGGCGTCGGCGCACAGTACGAGTCCGAGGTCGTCTACCAGAACATGAAAGACCAGTGGGAGGAGAAGGGGGTCATCTTCATGAACATGGACCGCGCGGTCCAGGAACACCCCGAAATCGTCAAGGAGTACTTCATGACCTCCTGTGTTCCCCCGAGCGACAACAAGTTCGCCGCACTCCACGGTGCGATCTGGTCCGGTGGCTCGTTCGTCTACGTCCCCGAGGACGTCACGGTCGAGATGCCGGTCCAGGCGTACTTCCGCATGAACACCGAGGGGATGGGCCAGTTCGAGCACACGCTCATCGTCGCCGAACCCGGCAGCGAGGTCCACTACATCGAGGGCTGTTCGGCCCCGAAGTACTCGGCCTTTAACCTCCACAGCGGGGGCGTCGAGGTCTTCGTCAAAGAAGACGCCCACGTCCAGTACTCGACGGTCCAGAACTGGTCGCGTAACACCTACAACCTGAACACCAAGCGCGCCATCGTCGAGGAGAACGGGACGATGGAGTGGATTTCGGGCTCAATGGGCTCGAAAGCCACCATGCTCTACCCGTGTTCGATCCTCAAAGGTCGCGGCGCGACCGACACCCACATCACCATCGCCTTCGCTGGCGAGGGTCAGGACATCGACACCGGCGCGAAGGTCTACCACAACGCCCCTGAGACGAAATCGACCATCGAGTCGAAGTCGATCTCGAAGGACGGCGGCCGAACGAACTACCGCGGGCTCGTCCACATCGCCGACGGCGCCGAGAACTCGAGCACCGCCGTCGAGTGTGACGCCCTGATGTTCGACAACGAGTCGACCAGCGACACGATGCCGTACATGGAGATCGAGGAGTCGAAAGTCGACGTCGCCCACGAGGCGACCGTCGGCAAGATCGGCGACGAGGACATCTTCTACCTCCAGTCTCGCGGACTGGACGACGACGACGCCAAGAAGATGATCGTCGCCGGCTTCATCGAGCCGATCACGGAGGAACTGCCGATCGAGTACGCGGTCGAACTCAACCGCCTCATCGAACTCGAGATGGAGGGGAGCCTCGGATAA
- a CDS encoding HEAT repeat domain-containing protein — MSEDDTNGDEDESGTPPADLETIRENLTSVESDVETLEGELEDAQTEDDLDVVEADLEDVRADLESIEVPEPPEPDEDEDEEEAEPAPEEELQETYDDLESDLDDLESDLEDQRGPYAEDVIGEVSGVRSTITGARWTIEGDEELIAVVDDFLAEVGDLLGSDLSVPDGLEPAEAAELRDDVDLPADGASVPEGLDSALEDAETAVEDADLDADDDAETIAGLLEATDDLETGVDESTEWTDLEVREQLRREGFYDVLDHVKDFPPEWHALKVHEAEGNVDQILLAYDSLDSDFMEEHCLEALERLAPEEAIDPMLQKAGRRDTAAMTILGKIGVDDEEVVDTLLDYVDSNRDLQRPALRALGEIGAEEAVQPIADQLVADDPDVRSWAARALGLIGDTRAIAPLADVLADDEEDRVRASAAWALTQIGTADALEIVADYADDRAYLVQIEARNVDLESAA; from the coding sequence ATGAGCGAGGACGACACAAACGGTGACGAAGACGAGTCGGGCACCCCGCCGGCCGACCTCGAGACCATCCGTGAGAACCTCACATCCGTCGAGAGCGACGTCGAGACGCTCGAAGGGGAACTCGAGGACGCCCAAACGGAAGACGACCTTGACGTCGTCGAAGCCGACCTCGAGGACGTTCGCGCTGACCTCGAGTCGATCGAGGTGCCAGAGCCGCCGGAACCCGACGAGGACGAAGACGAGGAGGAGGCCGAACCAGCTCCCGAGGAGGAACTCCAGGAGACCTACGACGACCTCGAGAGCGACCTCGACGATCTCGAGAGCGACCTCGAGGACCAGCGCGGCCCCTACGCCGAGGACGTCATCGGCGAGGTTTCGGGCGTCCGCTCGACCATCACGGGTGCTCGCTGGACCATCGAAGGCGACGAGGAACTGATCGCCGTCGTCGACGACTTCCTCGCCGAGGTCGGCGACCTCCTCGGGAGCGACCTGTCGGTCCCCGACGGTCTCGAGCCTGCCGAGGCTGCCGAACTTCGCGACGACGTCGACCTACCTGCCGACGGAGCGAGCGTCCCCGAGGGCCTCGATTCGGCCCTCGAGGACGCCGAGACTGCCGTCGAGGACGCCGACCTCGACGCCGACGACGACGCCGAGACGATCGCTGGCCTGCTCGAGGCCACCGACGACCTCGAGACCGGCGTCGACGAGTCGACCGAGTGGACGGACCTCGAGGTTCGCGAACAACTCCGCCGGGAGGGCTTCTACGACGTCCTCGACCACGTCAAGGACTTCCCGCCGGAGTGGCACGCCCTCAAGGTCCACGAGGCCGAGGGCAACGTCGACCAGATCCTGCTCGCCTACGACAGCCTCGATTCGGACTTCATGGAAGAACACTGCCTCGAGGCCCTCGAGCGACTGGCCCCCGAGGAAGCGATCGACCCCATGCTCCAGAAGGCCGGTCGCCGCGACACGGCCGCGATGACGATCCTCGGGAAGATCGGCGTCGACGACGAGGAGGTCGTCGACACCCTGCTCGACTACGTCGACTCGAACCGCGACCTCCAGCGACCGGCGCTGCGCGCGCTCGGCGAAATCGGAGCCGAGGAGGCCGTCCAGCCGATCGCCGACCAGCTCGTCGCCGACGACCCCGACGTGCGCTCGTGGGCAGCCCGCGCGCTCGGGCTGATCGGTGACACCCGCGCGATCGCCCCGCTCGCGGACGTCCTCGCCGACGACGAGGAAGACCGCGTTCGGGCCAGTGCCGCGTGGGCGCTCACCCAGATCGGCACCGCAGACGCCCTCGAGATCGTCGCCGACTACGCCGACGACCGGGCCTACCTCGTCCAGATCGAAGCCCGGAACGTCGACCTCGAGTCGGCGGCCTGA
- a CDS encoding cupredoxin domain-containing protein: MHRRVYLAAVGSATAAGLAGCTSVLDSSSSGNGDDRFCHGDECDIGMSRMEFLPETYEVTVGETVVWKNTSAADHTVTAREETLPEGAEYFASGGYEDEETAIDAWHQSRGGRIGPRETYEHTFEVPGEYVYICEPHVHGGMVGTIVVTE; encoded by the coding sequence ATGCACCGGCGTGTGTACCTCGCCGCCGTCGGGTCCGCCACGGCAGCCGGTCTGGCTGGCTGTACCTCCGTCCTCGATAGCTCCAGCAGCGGAAACGGCGACGACCGATTCTGTCACGGCGACGAGTGTGATATCGGGATGAGCAGGATGGAGTTTCTCCCCGAGACCTACGAGGTGACGGTCGGCGAAACCGTCGTCTGGAAGAACACGAGCGCCGCGGATCATACCGTCACTGCTCGCGAGGAGACTCTTCCCGAGGGAGCCGAATACTTCGCCAGCGGTGGCTACGAAGACGAAGAAACCGCGATCGACGCCTGGCACCAGTCCCGCGGCGGCCGCATCGGTCCCCGCGAGACCTACGAACACACTTTCGAGGTTCCCGGTGAGTACGTCTACATCTGCGAACCCCACGTCCACGGCGGCATGGTCGGCACGATCGTCGTCACGGAGTAA
- a CDS encoding GNAT family N-acetyltransferase: MSPRIRLARPADAETVRAIYAPFVESTPVSFELEAPSMAEMAERIETTLERFPWLVCETADGTILGYAAASSLRSYGAFGWTVELSVYVAEDVRNGGIGTALYTSLLEVLQLQGYRNAYAVMTLPNPASVRLHERVGFEPVATFQNVGYKDGEWHDVRWWFRQVAPCGDDPDPPTPLPDLVGSPALARALEAGTARLDG, from the coding sequence ATGAGCCCACGAATTCGTCTCGCCAGACCGGCGGACGCCGAGACAGTCCGGGCGATCTACGCGCCGTTCGTCGAGTCGACGCCAGTCTCGTTCGAACTCGAGGCGCCGTCTATGGCGGAGATGGCCGAACGGATCGAGACGACGCTCGAGCGGTTCCCGTGGCTGGTCTGCGAGACAGCGGACGGGACGATTCTGGGATACGCGGCGGCGAGTTCGCTTCGCTCCTACGGGGCGTTCGGGTGGACGGTCGAGCTGTCGGTCTACGTCGCCGAAGACGTCCGAAACGGGGGGATCGGGACGGCACTGTATACGTCGCTGCTCGAGGTTCTGCAACTGCAGGGGTACCGGAACGCCTACGCGGTGATGACGCTGCCGAACCCGGCGAGTGTCCGGTTACACGAGCGGGTGGGATTCGAACCGGTCGCCACCTTCCAGAACGTCGGCTACAAGGACGGCGAGTGGCACGACGTCCGGTGGTGGTTCCGACAGGTCGCACCCTGCGGCGACGATCCGGACCCACCGACGCCGCTTCCCGACCTCGTCGGCTCGCCAGCACTGGCACGAGCGCTCGAGGCTGGAACGGCGAGACTCGACGGATAA
- a CDS encoding DUF6997 domain-containing protein — protein sequence MPTRAMVFEPALADLSRSDRPLFGPVSFRDYVEGHDLEATPRTPRYISVDALADLAPELREAGVMVLRAGSALEGTGTAFVLVEGDDGADEFFLRDEVTFADLPVERFSSPVDDDQLVSFRSLPRLSETSLVNLALASGLLADALELDTTGALPPPATGRSTFTFPFRPHSALEEPITHRNGQVEIDTLFVDRRESKRTLFVLEAKTGDRASLAKHKLVYPVLALAASVPPDVEIVPVYLRCRQRGERVIFDVAECTLEDPRESLPGIDDLAVCRSKVLEMGLE from the coding sequence ATGCCAACGCGAGCGATGGTGTTCGAACCCGCACTGGCCGACCTGTCGCGGTCTGATCGCCCGCTTTTCGGCCCTGTGTCCTTTCGCGACTACGTCGAGGGCCACGACCTCGAGGCCACGCCACGGACGCCGCGGTACATCTCGGTCGACGCGCTCGCGGACCTCGCACCGGAACTCCGCGAGGCCGGAGTCATGGTGTTGCGCGCCGGGTCGGCACTCGAGGGGACGGGGACGGCGTTCGTGCTCGTCGAGGGCGACGACGGTGCTGACGAGTTCTTCCTCCGCGACGAGGTGACCTTCGCCGACCTGCCTGTCGAGCGATTCTCGAGCCCGGTCGACGACGACCAGCTGGTCAGCTTCCGGTCGCTGCCACGGCTCTCGGAGACCTCGCTCGTCAACCTCGCGCTGGCGTCGGGCCTGCTCGCGGACGCTCTCGAGCTCGATACCACCGGCGCGCTTCCACCGCCAGCGACCGGCCGGTCGACATTCACGTTCCCGTTTCGGCCCCACAGCGCGCTCGAGGAGCCGATCACCCACCGGAACGGGCAGGTCGAGATCGACACGCTGTTCGTCGATCGCCGGGAAAGCAAGCGGACGCTGTTCGTCCTCGAGGCGAAGACGGGCGACCGCGCGTCGCTCGCGAAACACAAACTCGTCTATCCGGTACTCGCACTCGCAGCAAGCGTGCCGCCGGACGTCGAGATCGTCCCCGTCTACCTGCGCTGTCGCCAGCGGGGCGAGCGGGTGATCTTCGACGTGGCCGAGTGCACGCTCGAGGACCCCCGCGAATCCCTGCCGGGTATCGACGACCTCGCGGTGTGTCGTTCGAAGGTGCTTGAGATGGGGCTCGAGTAA
- a CDS encoding MBL fold metallo-hydrolase, whose amino-acid sequence MATFEVADGVYGIDTGLLDEGFTAVYLFDDEEPTLVDTGAPATADAVLEGIRDCGVAPDSLEHVICSHVHTDHAGGASTILEAAPDADVYIHELTASHLEDPAALVESSRRAMGEHFEAMGEQEPVPEERIVTVPDSGITLEIGANSLELIHAPGHSPDHLAVWNPERDLLFAAECIGLYLEPADRLLAPGSPPNFDVDDVHEAISTLRALEPETIVFPHFGVWPRNPDDAFETAEETLETFDRRVLEIYEETGSVAETIEVAADELVDTAPPYDERLEAFQAELVTKGFLLSHGIEV is encoded by the coding sequence ATGGCGACGTTCGAGGTCGCAGACGGCGTGTACGGCATCGACACCGGACTGCTGGACGAGGGATTCACCGCGGTCTACCTGTTCGACGACGAGGAACCCACGCTCGTCGACACCGGCGCTCCCGCGACCGCAGACGCCGTCCTCGAGGGAATTCGCGACTGTGGTGTCGCGCCGGACTCGCTCGAGCACGTGATCTGCTCGCACGTCCACACCGACCACGCCGGCGGGGCCAGCACTATCCTCGAGGCTGCCCCCGATGCAGACGTCTACATCCACGAGTTGACCGCCTCGCATCTCGAGGATCCAGCAGCGCTGGTCGAGAGCAGCCGTCGTGCGATGGGCGAGCACTTCGAGGCGATGGGCGAACAGGAACCGGTCCCCGAAGAACGGATCGTCACCGTCCCCGACTCGGGTATCACCCTCGAGATCGGCGCGAACAGCCTCGAGTTGATCCACGCGCCGGGACACTCTCCCGACCATCTCGCGGTGTGGAATCCCGAACGCGACCTGCTGTTCGCCGCAGAGTGTATCGGACTCTACCTCGAGCCTGCAGACCGATTGCTCGCCCCCGGATCACCTCCGAACTTCGACGTCGACGACGTCCACGAGGCCATCTCTACCCTGCGGGCGCTCGAGCCCGAAACGATTGTCTTCCCCCACTTCGGGGTCTGGCCCCGCAACCCAGACGACGCGTTCGAGACGGCCGAAGAGACGCTCGAGACGTTCGACCGACGGGTGCTCGAGATCTACGAGGAGACCGGTTCGGTCGCAGAGACGATTGAGGTCGCTGCAGACGAACTCGTCGACACTGCCCCGCCCTACGACGAGCGACTCGAGGCGTTTCAGGCCGAACTCGTCACGAAGGGGTTCCTGCTGTCCCACGGTATCGAGGTGTAG
- a CDS encoding SDR family NAD(P)-dependent oxidoreductase: MHVPDFDVAGQTAIVTGASQGIGKAIAETLAASGANVVICSRSMDRVGPVAEAINDADVDGEALALECNVRERDQVQELVDATVEEYGDVDALVANAGGEFVAPFEDISENGWKTIIDLNLNSTVHCAQLAGEVMREGDGGSIITLSSVNGQHAAPGESHYSAAKAAIIRLTETLATEWASDGIRVNCVAPGLIQTPGVAETLGIDSEDMPPREKTDRRIGHPEEIADVVQFLVSPAASFMNGETVTVKGVPRAGNSMAQDLGLE; the protein is encoded by the coding sequence ATGCACGTTCCAGACTTCGACGTCGCGGGCCAGACCGCGATCGTCACCGGTGCCAGCCAGGGAATCGGGAAAGCAATCGCAGAGACCCTCGCCGCAAGCGGCGCGAACGTCGTGATCTGTTCGCGCTCGATGGACCGCGTCGGTCCGGTCGCCGAGGCGATCAACGATGCAGACGTAGACGGCGAAGCGCTCGCTCTCGAGTGTAACGTCCGCGAGCGCGATCAGGTTCAAGAGCTCGTCGACGCGACGGTAGAGGAATACGGCGACGTCGACGCCCTCGTGGCCAACGCCGGCGGGGAGTTCGTTGCGCCCTTCGAGGACATCTCCGAGAACGGCTGGAAGACGATCATCGACCTCAACCTCAACAGTACGGTCCACTGCGCCCAGCTCGCCGGCGAGGTGATGCGCGAGGGCGACGGCGGGTCGATCATCACGCTCTCGTCGGTCAACGGTCAGCACGCCGCACCCGGCGAGAGCCACTATAGCGCCGCGAAAGCCGCCATCATCCGACTGACCGAGACGCTCGCGACCGAGTGGGCCAGCGACGGTATCCGCGTCAACTGCGTCGCGCCGGGGCTGATCCAAACTCCCGGCGTCGCCGAGACGCTGGGGATCGACAGCGAGGACATGCCGCCCCGCGAGAAGACCGATCGACGGATCGGCCACCCCGAAGAGATCGCCGACGTCGTCCAGTTCCTCGTCAGCCCTGCGGCCTCGTTCATGAACGGCGAAACGGTCACCGTCAAGGGCGTCCCACGAGCCGGCAACTCGATGGCACAGGACCTCGGCCTCGAGTAA
- a CDS encoding rubrerythrin produces MSLGQRVSSDHQLARLLQIGVVLEELVESRAAHHLESLSPDERAAIDEEVRELLEEAAEESADHRERLEALVDDLDAETVPYEEINQLVDAQYGPPADTDGVLYDQLASEETAYKFYDDLIEAIEASDAEFAIDRDRLLETLTEIREEERDGVEDVTDIMERRA; encoded by the coding sequence ATGAGTCTGGGACAGCGCGTCTCGAGCGACCACCAGCTAGCACGGCTCCTCCAGATCGGAGTCGTGCTGGAGGAGCTCGTCGAGTCACGCGCCGCCCACCACCTCGAGTCGCTGTCGCCGGACGAACGGGCAGCGATCGACGAGGAGGTGCGGGAGTTGCTCGAGGAGGCAGCCGAGGAATCGGCCGACCACCGGGAGCGACTCGAGGCGCTGGTCGACGACCTCGACGCCGAGACGGTACCCTACGAGGAGATCAACCAGCTCGTCGACGCCCAGTACGGCCCGCCGGCGGACACCGACGGCGTCCTCTACGACCAGCTGGCGAGCGAGGAGACGGCCTACAAGTTCTACGACGACCTGATCGAAGCGATCGAGGCCTCCGATGCCGAGTTCGCGATCGACCGGGATCGGCTGCTCGAGACGCTGACCGAGATTCGTGAGGAAGAACGAGACGGCGTCGAAGACGTCACCGACATCATGGAGCGCAGAGCATGA
- a CDS encoding protein sorting system archaetidylserine synthase (This PssA-like phosphatidyltransferase, along with a PssD-like decarboxylase, is required in Haloarchaea for the archaeosortase ArtA to replace the PGF-CTERM sorting signal with a C-terminal lipid anchor.), with amino-acid sequence MLPRFVGRLGVADAVTIANAALGFVAVVVAFVDIDLAARLILLAAVADGLDGILARRYGGTDAGPYLDSLADVASFAVAPAVLAFVVISDGLGIGFDVVTGELLLVTAVCALFVAMAVARLGLYTAYDTASEYTEGVQTTLAATILGAAILAGVAGPWLVLAITAAFCYLMVSTIPYPDLLARDAGIMGVVHVLAILVPTFANRSFPFALLVLGLAYMTLSPWFYWRPDDAADATEAETDAETTAENT; translated from the coding sequence ATGCTCCCGCGGTTCGTCGGTCGGCTCGGCGTCGCGGACGCGGTGACGATCGCGAACGCCGCTCTGGGGTTCGTCGCCGTCGTCGTCGCGTTCGTCGATATCGATCTTGCCGCCCGGCTCATCCTGCTGGCGGCCGTCGCGGACGGACTCGACGGCATCCTCGCGCGCCGCTACGGGGGGACCGACGCCGGCCCGTACCTCGACTCGCTGGCCGACGTGGCCTCTTTCGCCGTCGCGCCAGCGGTGCTCGCGTTCGTCGTCATCAGCGACGGCCTCGGAATCGGTTTCGACGTGGTGACGGGTGAACTCCTGCTCGTGACGGCCGTCTGCGCGCTGTTCGTCGCGATGGCGGTCGCCCGCCTCGGCCTCTACACCGCCTACGATACGGCGAGTGAGTACACCGAAGGCGTCCAGACGACACTCGCGGCGACGATCCTCGGAGCGGCCATCCTCGCCGGCGTGGCAGGTCCGTGGCTCGTCCTCGCGATCACCGCGGCGTTCTGTTACCTCATGGTCTCGACGATCCCCTATCCCGACCTGCTCGCCCGCGACGCCGGGATCATGGGCGTCGTCCACGTTCTCGCGATTCTCGTTCCCACCTTCGCCAACCGTTCCTTCCCGTTCGCGCTGCTCGTGCTCGGCCTTGCATACATGACGCTGTCTCCGTGGTTCTACTGGCGACCCGACGACGCGGCTGACGCGACCGAGGCCGAAACCGACGCAGAGACCACGGCGGAGAACACCTGA
- a CDS encoding DUF7342 family protein, giving the protein MDSEQPPDRPDLTKEWAAQSENLSTRERVYAVAIQLHVPTRVRTVAERADVSPETAREYLRWFAEIGLVTLEAESPDLFRRNEAYFEWRRVQRLRAKPAEELRRELASLTDRERDYQEQFDADAPDDVDALEHADYADLETVWEDLQEWRTVRRRIHELEQARQSRESDGNAPASA; this is encoded by the coding sequence ATGGACTCAGAACAGCCACCGGACCGGCCCGACCTGACCAAGGAGTGGGCGGCCCAGAGCGAGAACCTGTCGACGAGAGAGCGCGTGTACGCGGTTGCGATTCAGTTGCACGTGCCGACGCGCGTGAGGACCGTCGCAGAACGAGCGGACGTCTCGCCCGAAACCGCTCGAGAGTACCTCCGGTGGTTCGCCGAAATCGGGCTCGTCACCCTCGAGGCGGAGTCACCCGACCTGTTCCGGCGAAACGAGGCGTACTTCGAGTGGCGACGTGTGCAGCGACTGCGGGCAAAACCGGCCGAGGAGTTGCGCCGGGAACTCGCCAGCCTGACCGATCGCGAACGGGACTACCAGGAACAGTTCGATGCCGACGCTCCTGATGACGTCGACGCGCTCGAGCACGCCGATTATGCAGATCTCGAGACGGTGTGGGAGGACCTTCAGGAGTGGCGAACGGTACGCAGACGGATTCATGAACTCGAGCAGGCACGACAGTCCCGAGAATCCGACGGAAACGCGCCCGCATCAGCCTGA
- the sufD gene encoding Fe-S cluster assembly protein SufD, with protein MSTTQVHANLTDEQVREISDGLDEPEWLLETRLEALEALDELDMPAVIRTPGRDWTNLHDLDFESLVDPLNAAEDKDQVGPDEVEVLSWGEAVDAHEDLLREHFGSVIDPQENYLTALSTALFSTGTVVYVPEGVAAEDVTIRTEQNSRSLFNYTLVVAEESSSVTILERQSTGAEQDEQYYSGIVEVVAGENSHVQYGSLQNLSEEAYNFSMKRGDADTYATINWVEANLGTQLTKSGVSTELNGDSSETQIVGAFYGHNDQHFDIDAKVWHKAEHTTADLVTRGVTDDVARSVYEGVQDVGREAWDTSSYQRENTLMLSDESEADASPKLIINNHDTEASHSATVGQIDAEDLLYMTSRGVDPRSARNMLVEGFFVPVLEEVAVDELREDLEEQIALRLRQRE; from the coding sequence ATGAGTACGACGCAGGTACACGCCAATCTGACGGACGAACAGGTACGCGAGATCTCCGACGGTCTCGACGAGCCCGAGTGGCTGCTCGAGACCCGTCTCGAGGCGCTCGAGGCGCTCGACGAACTGGACATGCCCGCGGTCATCCGGACGCCGGGTCGGGACTGGACGAACCTCCACGACCTCGACTTCGAGTCGCTGGTCGACCCGCTGAACGCCGCCGAGGACAAAGACCAGGTCGGCCCCGACGAAGTCGAGGTCCTGTCGTGGGGCGAGGCCGTCGACGCTCACGAGGACCTGCTCCGCGAGCACTTCGGAAGCGTCATCGACCCGCAGGAGAACTACCTGACGGCGCTCTCGACCGCGCTCTTTAGCACCGGGACCGTCGTCTACGTCCCCGAGGGTGTCGCAGCCGAGGACGTGACGATCCGCACCGAACAGAACTCCCGCTCGCTGTTCAACTACACGCTCGTCGTCGCCGAGGAGTCGAGTTCGGTGACGATCTTAGAGCGCCAGTCGACCGGCGCCGAACAGGACGAGCAGTACTACAGCGGCATCGTCGAAGTCGTCGCCGGCGAGAACAGTCACGTCCAGTACGGCAGCCTCCAGAACCTCTCGGAGGAGGCCTACAACTTCTCGATGAAACGCGGCGACGCCGACACCTACGCGACGATCAACTGGGTCGAGGCCAACCTCGGTACACAACTGACGAAGTCCGGCGTCTCGACGGAGCTCAACGGCGACTCCTCGGAGACGCAGATCGTCGGCGCCTTCTACGGCCACAACGACCAGCACTTCGACATCGACGCGAAAGTCTGGCACAAGGCCGAGCACACCACCGCCGACCTCGTCACCCGCGGCGTCACCGACGACGTCGCCCGCTCGGTCTACGAGGGCGTCCAGGACGTCGGCCGCGAGGCCTGGGACACCAGCTCCTACCAGCGTGAGAACACGCTCATGCTCTCCGACGAGAGCGAGGCCGACGCCTCCCCGAAGCTGATCATCAACAACCACGACACCGAGGCCAGCCACTCCGCGACGGTCGGCCAGATCGACGCCGAGGACCTGCTCTATATGACCTCCCGTGGCGTCGACCCGCGCTCGGCCCGGAACATGCTCGTCGAGGGCTTCTTCGTGCCCGTCCTCGAGGAAGTCGCCGTCGACGAACTCCGCGAGGATCTCGAGGAACAGATCGCCTTGCGACTGCGCCAGCGCGAGTAG
- a CDS encoding metal-dependent transcriptional regulator encodes MNTGDQYLKAIYLAQRIEQGPASTGTLADLLEVSPASVNEMIGKLEDRGLVEHEKYKGASLTDEGLERAHDALQTYCIIERFLANVLEVEEYREEARALESVIDDTVAERLDTIIDRPGECPDCFDPEQDQCEHLEVGGRAD; translated from the coding sequence ATGAACACCGGAGACCAGTACCTCAAGGCGATCTATCTCGCACAGCGGATCGAACAGGGGCCAGCCTCGACCGGCACGCTCGCAGACCTCCTCGAGGTCAGCCCGGCGAGCGTCAACGAGATGATCGGCAAACTCGAAGACCGCGGGCTCGTCGAGCACGAGAAGTACAAGGGCGCGAGCCTGACCGACGAGGGCCTCGAACGCGCCCACGACGCCCTGCAGACCTACTGCATCATCGAGCGCTTCCTCGCGAACGTCCTCGAGGTCGAAGAGTACCGCGAGGAAGCCCGCGCGCTCGAGAGCGTCATCGACGACACCGTCGCAGAGCGCCTCGACACGATCATCGACCGGCCCGGGGAGTGCCCGGACTGTTTCGACCCCGAACAGGACCAGTGTGAACACCTCGAGGTCGGTGGCCGGGCCGACTGA